In one Zalophus californianus isolate mZalCal1 chromosome 10, mZalCal1.pri.v2, whole genome shotgun sequence genomic region, the following are encoded:
- the S100A9 gene encoding protein S100-A9: MADQMSQLECSIETIINIFHQYSVRLEHPDKLNQKELKQLVIKELPNFLKKQKKNDNAINKIMEDLDTNGDKELDFEEFSILVGRLTFASHEEMHKTAPEGEGHSHGPGFGEGGQGHCHSHGGHGHGHGGHGHGHSH, translated from the exons ATGGCGGACCAGATGTCACAGCTGGAATGCAGCATCGAGACCATCATCAACATCTTCCACCAGTACTCTGTGCGGCTGGAGCACCCGGACAAACTCAACCAGAAAGAACTGAAACAGCTCGTGATAAAGGAGCTGCCAAACTTCCTCAAG aagcagaagaagaatgACAATGCCATAAACAAAATCATGGAGGACCTGGACACAAATGGAGACAAGGAGCTGGACTTCGAGGAGTTCTCCATCCTAGTGGGTAGGCTGACGTTCGCCTCCCACGAGGAGATGCACAAGACCGCCCCTGAAGGAGAAGGCCACAGCCACGGGCCAGGCTTTGGGGAAGGTGGCCAGGGCCACTGCCATAGCCACGGTGGCCACGGCCATGGCCACGGTGGCCACGGCCATGGCCACAGCCACTAA